A genome region from Carya illinoinensis cultivar Pawnee chromosome 2, C.illinoinensisPawnee_v1, whole genome shotgun sequence includes the following:
- the LOC122301723 gene encoding protein FAR1-RELATED SEQUENCE 5-like, producing MTDQSCHMSNENSLDVNKEGEAEGTEADGTNEVSDDEEGVEEPKPSMEFATDKELMAYYKRYAKQQGFGVITQRTKREAYGSAKYLTIGCARGGKYHPSHSSILRPRPTTKTDCKAQINAYLVKGVWVVITVEIAHNHSTVSPQKSRFFRSHKCLDEYSQRMLDLNDRAGIRMNKNFEALVVDAGGFENLDFQEKDYRNFIDKARQLRLSKGGGDALTNYFNRMRLMNDGFVSVVDVDEDLRIKNVLWADAGSRATYEYFGDVITFDTTYLTNRYGMPFAPFFGVNHHGQSILLGASLISSEDTTTFVWLFRVWL from the exons ATGACTGATCAAAGCTGTCATATGAGTAATG AAAATTCATTGGATGTAAATAAAGAGGGAGAGGCCGAAGGGACTGAGGCCGATGGGACTAATGAAGTATCAGATGATGAAGAAGGAGTTGAGGAGCCAAAACCTAGTATGGAGTTTGCCACTGATAAAGAGCTTATGGCCTATTACAAGCGATATGCCAAACAACAAGGTTTTGGTGTTATAACACAAAGGACGAAGAGAGAGGCATATGGGAGTGCTAAGTATCTGACTATTGGGTGTGCGAGGGGCGGCAAGTATCATCCTAGCCATAGTAGTATCTTGAGGCCAAGACCAACAACTAAAACAGATTGTAAGGCCCAGATAAATGCTTATTTGGTGAAGGGTGTATGGGTGGTGATCACTGTTGAGATTGCCCATAATCATAGTACCGTTAGCCCACAGAAGTCTAGGTTCTTTAGATCGCACAAATGTTTGGATGAATACAGTCAAAGGATGCTAGATTTAAATGACAGAGCAGGTATTCGAATGAACAAGAATTTCGAAGCACTTGTTGTTGATGCGGGGGGGTTTGAGAATCTAGATTTCCAAGAGAAAGACTATCGAAATTTTATTGACAAAGCCAGACAATTAAGGTTGAGTAAAGGAGGTGGTGATGCACTTACTAACTACTTTAATAGGATGAGGTTGATGAATGATGGCTTTGTTTCTGTTGTGGATGTGGATGAAGACTTGAGAATCAAAAATGTATTATGGGCTGACGCAGGAAGTCGAGCAACGTATgagtattttggagatgttaTCACTTTCGATACGACATATCTAACAAATAGATACGGTATGCCTTTCGCTCCCTTTTTTGGGGTCAACCATCATGGGCAGTCTATACTGTTAGGGGCTAGTTTGATTTCAAGTGAGGACACAACTacttttgtttggttgtttcgCGTATGGTTGTAG